DNA sequence from the Chloroflexota bacterium genome:
GTGAGCCAAGGGATGACAGTGTACTGACCCTGATAGGCAGTGTAAGCGTAGTAGATGAAGGGCACGAGTGGCAGCAGGAAAATCGTCCACAGGATGCAAGCCAGCGGGGGGACTATCACGCTAACTACGCAAAAGAACAGTCCGGCCAACACTTCATAGACGATGGCGAGCACCGCCAGACTTAGGGCATGGACCGCATGGTATCGCTGGAAATCGCGCTTCCTGTTCTCCTCAGATAGAAGGACGATGAAGGGCAGTATGAATGGCAAGATCAACTGGGTGAGGTAGCATAGCATAGCCATCAGCCGATCATTGTCGCTAGGCGCCTGGCGTTCCGCCGGTGGCTGAGGGACAGGCTCTTGCATTTCCTCGATCTGTGGCTTGATCTCCTGTTCTTCCGCTTCCGTTTTTGACACACGCCCCTTGCGTTTGGGGGTTTCGGCCAACTCGGCCTTTTCCTCGCTCATGTTATCGCCTCCTACGTATTGTTGTTTCGGTCTATGGCTATTGCATCCAACTGCATACTATACGCATTGGCGGGCAGTGGGTTGCGGTCAGCAGCAAATGCATCTCTTGGCTCGGGATAGCGCAGGCAGTTTGATTTTGGAAGCGTCGACGCTTACTTGCCGCCTGATAGCGTATGTGTTAGAATTGCAGATGGATAAGGATCTTATGGAAAGGATCATTTTCATGGGCACGCCGCGCTTTGCCGTGCCCATCTTGGATGCACTGGCATCCCAATACAAAATCGCCGCGGTGGTTACACAACCCGATCGGCGAGCGGGACGGGGTCGCTCGCAGGTCGTGCCCTCGCCAGTGAAGGAGCGAGCGCTTGAATTGGGCCTCTTGGTGTTGCAGCCATCCAACCTCCGCGACGAGGCGGTAGTACAGACCCTGCACGACTTACAGCCAGAGGTCATTGTCGTGGCGGCCTTCGGACAAATCCTCCGTCCCTCGGTGTTAAGTCTGCCCCCTAAGGGGTGCATTAATGTACACGCCTCACTTTTGCCTCGCCACCGCGGGCCTGCGCCCATCCCAGCCGCCATCCTGGCCGGTGATCGGATGACCGGCGTGACGATCATCCTGATGGACGAGGGCGTGGATAGTGGCCCCATCCTCTCGCAAGCCACGCACTCCATTGGCCCGCGGGATACAACTGGCACGCTCACTGCGTCGCTGGCGGAGTTAGGCGCTGAATTACTACTCAAGACCCTACCGCGCTGGCTGGCCGGTGAAATCACACCGCAACCTCAGTCAATGGAGGGCATCACCTATGCCCCCATCATCCGCAAGAGCGATGGCATGGTAGATTGGACATTGCCCGCCATAGAGATCGACCGGAGGGTGCGGGCGTATACTCCCTGGCCAGGTGCCTACACCTATTGGCAGGGGCGGGTGTTGAGACTGGTGCAAGTTACACCACGAGCGGGTGAGTCGCCTGCCTTGCCCGGACAGGTCATCCGGCTGAAGGACGGCATCGGTGTGGGGACAGGGGATGGTTTGGTGATGTTGGAGATCGTTCAGTTGGCAGGCAAGCGGGCGATGGATGCGGAAGCGTTCGCCCGAGGACAGCGGGATTTCATCGGGTCCAGGCTGGGATAATGGAGACTAGACTTTCGGAAAACAGCCTTGAGGGAAATAGCAAGCGTACACCGGTGCAATTATTGTGTCTGGGGCGGTGGCCGTACAAGGAAGCACTGGCCTTGCAGCACCGCATCGTAGCAGCACGCCAGGCAGGGCTCGTGGGCAACACATTGATCCTGTTGGAGCATGAGCCTGTCATCACCATCGGGCGTGCTGGTGACGCCGGCCATATCCTTGCTGGCGAAGACGATCTGCGTGCCGCAGGCATCCGCATCTATCGCGTGGAGCGCGGCGGCGACGTAACCTACCATGGCCCAGGACAGTTGGTGGGATACCCTATCCTGCGTTTGGCAGACTACGGTCTGGGTGTGTCGGATTACATGCACCACTTGGAGGAGACCATCATACGCACCTTAGCCGACTTTGGGATTGGGGCCGGGAGGTTGG
Encoded proteins:
- a CDS encoding DUF4870 domain-containing protein, coding for MSEEKAELAETPKRKGRVSKTEAEEQEIKPQIEEMQEPVPQPPAERQAPSDNDRLMAMLCYLTQLILPFILPFIVLLSEENRKRDFQRYHAVHALSLAVLAIVYEVLAGLFFCVVSVIVPPLACILWTIFLLPLVPFIYYAYTAYQGQYTVIPWLTDFLVSSKWL
- the lipB gene encoding lipoyl(octanoyl) transferase LipB, encoding METRLSENSLEGNSKRTPVQLLCLGRWPYKEALALQHRIVAARQAGLVGNTLILLEHEPVITIGRAGDAGHILAGEDDLRAAGIRIYRVERGGDVTYHGPGQLVGYPILRLADYGLGVSDYMHHLEETIIRTLADFGIGAGRLDNIIGVWVGGAKIAALGARIEGGVTYHGFALNVDPDLSHFDFIVPCGITNCRVTSMRLELGRQVNIETVRERLTARFSEVFGVAIEPTRLEEMNLPPCAA
- a CDS encoding methionyl-tRNA formyltransferase, producing MGTPRFAVPILDALASQYKIAAVVTQPDRRAGRGRSQVVPSPVKERALELGLLVLQPSNLRDEAVVQTLHDLQPEVIVVAAFGQILRPSVLSLPPKGCINVHASLLPRHRGPAPIPAAILAGDRMTGVTIILMDEGVDSGPILSQATHSIGPRDTTGTLTASLAELGAELLLKTLPRWLAGEITPQPQSMEGITYAPIIRKSDGMVDWTLPAIEIDRRVRAYTPWPGAYTYWQGRVLRLVQVTPRAGESPALPGQVIRLKDGIGVGTGDGLVMLEIVQLAGKRAMDAEAFARGQRDFIGSRLG